Proteins from a single region of Pangasianodon hypophthalmus isolate fPanHyp1 chromosome 7, fPanHyp1.pri, whole genome shotgun sequence:
- the ccdc69 gene encoding coiled-coil domain-containing protein 69 — MGCHNSKVCVHVRRKKKKQAKNETCLKEISSAHDGSGKCSSEEKDSGPESLLEKYEWQLKILDEVLAASGSEERDQLLKDHQHGDLCVLVRTITEMVKSETVAELNAVHENQMKISTEQHQKEVEEMKNLHNEETNALQETHTAVESALKEQIEQLTADLKLFTELKQRVKESTLKRDLQRNIQTHGSPGEFWEQEQESLLIVIEMKSERLQEQGSKLRQMEALVEKNLALEDQVLQVLQQNEDLRVRIDNYQTLIHQLSKEQNELQEALEKQTLQSQKLSQEKEELLFKLLHRRDSCSSFHISAVVSAETSPS; from the exons ATGGGCTGTCACAATAGCAAAGTGTGTGTCCACGTCCGCCGTAAAAAG aaaaaacaagcaaagaatGAAACCTGTCTAAAGGAGATCAGCAGCGCTCATGATGGAAGTG GAAAATGCTCATCTGAGGAGAAGGACTCTGGTCCAGAGTCACTGCTGGAAAAGTATGAGTGGCAGCTGAAAATCTTGGATGAGGTACTAGCAGCTTCAGGAAGTGAAGAGCGAGACCAGCTTCTGAAGGATCATCAGCATGGAGACCTCTGTGTGCTAGTGCGCACTATCACTGAGATG GTGAAGTCTGAGACAGTTGCTGAGCTCAATGCTGTTCATGAGAACCAGATGAAGATTTCTACAGAACAGCACCAAAAGGAAGTGGAAG AGATGAAAAACCTTCACAATGAAGAGACGAACGCTTTGCAGGAAACGCACACAGCGGTTGAAAGTGCTCTAAAG GAGCAGATTGAGCAACTGACGGCGGACCTGAAGCTGTTCACAGAGTTAAAGCAGCGAGTAAAGGAGTCCACACTGAAAAGAGACCTTCAGAGAAACATACAA ACTCATGGCAGCCCGGGTGAATTCTGGGAGCAGGAACAGGAGAGTCTGCTAATTGTCATAGAGATGAAGAGCGAGcgtttacaggagcagggaagCAAGCTGCGGCAGATGGAGGCCCTG GTTGAAAAGAATCTGGCTTTGGAAGACCAGGTACTACAGGTTCTACAGCAGAATGAGGACCTCAGAGTTCGAATAGACAATTATCAAACACTAATACA CCAACTGTCCAAGGAGCAGAATGAGCTGCAGGAGGCGCTGGAGAAGCAAACATTGCAGAGCCAGAAACTCAGTCAGGAGAAAGAAGAGTTGCTCTTTAAACTCCTTCACAGACGGGACTCGTGCTCATCTTTTCACATATCTGCCGTAGTGTCTGCTGAAACTTCCCCAAGCTGA
- the gm2a gene encoding ganglioside GM2 activator: MISIPLFIAFWTAGVFFKEGTCAVQISRPLRLSKIVGFSWENCGKADDPAVMKSLTLSPDPINIPGDLTASASGTTSVALVSPLSVNVTLEKEVAGYWVKVPCVDELGSCHYQDICDILNQLIPPGQDCPEPLHTYGLPCHCPFKAGDYSLPQTVFSLPKTELPFWLTNGQYRVQGVLGNLGKELGCLKVSLSLHSG; encoded by the exons aTGATCTCCATTCCTCTGTTTATTGCTTTCTGGACGGCTGGTGTCTTTTTTAAGGAAGGAACATGTGCTGTGCAGATCAGCAGACCCCTGAGATTATCCAAG ATTGTAGGCTTTTCCTGGGAGAACTGCGGAAAGGCTGATGATCCAGCTGTTATGAAGAGTCTTACTTTGTCTCCAGATCCCATTAACATTCCAGGAGATTTGACAGCAAGTGCATCTGGGACAACCTCAGTGGCTCTGGTGTCTCCTCTCTCT GTAAATGTCACTCTTGAGAAAGAGGTGGCTGGTTACTGGGTAAAGGTCCCATGCGTGGATGAGCTAGGGAGCTGCCACTATCAGGATATCTGTGATATACTGAACCAGCTCATTCCTCCAGGTCAGGACTGTCCTGAGCCTCTGCACACGTACGGCCTTCCCTGCCACTGCCCCTTCAAAGCA ggTGACTACTCTCTACCTCAGACTGTTTTCTCCCTGCCTAAAACGGAGCTGCCCTTCTGGCTGACCAATGGTCAGTACCGTGTCCAGGGGGTGCTGGGAAACTTAGGCAAAGAGCTTGGATGCCTTAAAGTTTCCCTCAGTCTACACTCGGGTTAA